The genome window GATAAGCATCACTACGCGCATCCACGCACCTCGTTGATGACCGCAGCGCATTTTTCTTTTTCCACTCACGAGGTTTCCCCATGAACCCGATGCCGATGTCGCTTTTCCATTGCCCCTCGCGCGCCTTGCGCCCGCTGGCGATCGCGCTGCTGGCCGCCGCCCTGGCCGCCTGCGGCAGCAAGGCCGACGGGCAGGGCGCGCCGCCGCCTGCGGTCGGCGTCGCGCCGGCGCTGCAGAAGGAAATCAGCCAGTGGGACGAGTTCAGCGGCCGCGTCGAGGCGGTCGAGCGCGTCGATCTGCGTCCGCGCGTGTCCGGCTACATCGACAAGGTCAATTACGTCGAAGGCCAGGAACTGAACAAGGGCGATGTGCTGTTCACCATCGACGCGCGCAGCTACCGCGCCGAACTGGCGCGCGCCAACGCCGAGCTGGCGCGGGCGCGGACCCAGTCCAGGCTCAACGGCAGCGAGGCGGCGCGCGCCAAGAAACTGTCCGACCAGCAGGCGATCTCCACCGAGAGCTGGGAGCAGCGCCATGCTGCCGCCGAACAGGCCGATGCCGACGTACTCGCCGCGCAGGCCGCGGTGGACACCGCGCGCCTGAATCTGGAGTGGACGCAGGTCCGCGCGCCGATCGACGGCCACGCCGGCCGCGCCCTGGTCACCGCCGGCAATCTGGTCAGCGCCGGCGACAGCGCCAACGTGCTGACCACGCTGGTGTCGCTGGACAAGGTGCATGTGTACTTTGATGCCGACGAAGGCACCTTCCTGCGCTATGCGCAGATGGCGCGCAAGGGCGAGCGGCCCAGCGAACGCGACGGGCAGTTGCCGGTGCAGATCGGCCTGGTCGGCGAGGACGGGTTCCCTCATGCCGGCAAGGTCGATTTCCTCGACAACCAGATCACCCGCAGCACCGGCACCATCCGCGTGCGCGCCTTGCTCGACAACGCCGATCGCAGCTTCACCCCGGGCCTGTTCGCGCGCGTGCGCCTGCTCGGCAGCGGCCGCTTCAACGCACTGCTGATCGACGACCGGTCGGTACTGACCGACCAGGACCGCAAGTACGTCTACGTGGTCGACAACGAAGGCAAGGCGCAGCGCCGCGACGTGCAGCTGGGGCGCAGCGCCGAAGGCCTGCGCATCGTGCTCGGCGGGCTCAACGCTGGCGATCGGGTTATCGTCGACGGCGTGCAGAAAGTGTTCATGCCCGGCATGCCGGTGCAGGCCAAGCCCGTGCTGCTGACCACGGCGTCGCCGGCCGCCGCACGCAAGGCCGTCGCCCTCGACTGAGTCGTCCCCCGACTGACGCCAGGGGCGCGCACAGCGTCGCCGCCGCTTTGCCCGCATTCCTGTTCTGCCCCCGTTTCACCTTAGTTTCCAGGACCACCGCCCATGGACTTTTCCAGATTCTTCATCGACCGGCCGATCTTCGCCGCCGTGCTGTCGATCGTCATCTTGGCCGCGGGACTGATCGCGATCCCGATGCTGCCCATCGGCGAATACCCCGACGTGGTACCGCCCTCGGTGATCGTGCGCACCGTGTATCCGGGCGCCAATCCCAAGGTCATCGCCGAGACCGTCGCCACGCCGTTGGAGGAGGCGATCAACGGGGTCGAGGGCATGATGTACCTCAAGTCGGTGGCCGGCTCCGACGGCGTACTGCAGATGACCATCACCTTCCGCCCCGGCACCGATGCCGACGATGCGGCGGTCAAGGTGCAGAACCGCGTCGGGCAGGCGCAGGCGCGCCTGCCCGAGGACGTGCGCCGGCAGGGCGTGACCACGCAGAAGCAGTCGCCGACCTTCCTGATGGTGGTGCACGTGACCTCGCCGAAGGGCAAGTACGACACGCTGTATCTGCGCAACTACGCGCGCCTGCACGTCAAGGACGCGCTGGCGCGGATCCAGGGCGTGGGCGATGCGCAGGTGTTCGGCGGCGGCGACTACGCGATGCGCGCCTGGCTGGATCCGGAACGCATCGCCGCGCGCGGGCTCACCGCCAGCGACGTGGTCGCGGCGATGCGCGAGCAGAACGTGCAGGTCTCGGCCGGCCAGCTCGGCGCCGAGCCGATGCCCGACAGCAAGTTCCTGACCCTGATCAACGCACAGGGCCGCTTGCGCAGCGAGCAGGAGTTCGGCGACATCGTGCTCAAGGTCGGCGCCGACGGCGAAACCGTGCGCCTGGGCGACGTCGCACGCCTGGAACTGGGTGCCGGCGACTACACGCTGCGCTCGCAGCTGGACGGCAAGAACGCGGTCGGCATCGGCATCTTCCAGGCGCCGGGCGCCAATGCGCTGGAGATCCGCGATCAGGTGATCGCCACGATGGACGAACTCACCAAGCAGTTCCCGGACGACGTGAAGTACGAGGCGGTGTACGACACCACGATCTTCGTGCGCGACTCGATCACCGCCGTGGTGCATACCTTGCTGGAAGCGGTGCTGCTGGTGGTGCTGGTGGTGATCCTGTTCCTGCAGACCTGGCGCGCCTCGATCATTCCGTTGATCGCGGTGCCGGTGTCGGTGGTGGGCACCTTCGCTGCGCTGTACGTGCTGGGCTTCTCGATCAACACGCTGACCCTGTTCGGCCTGGTGCTGGCGATCGGCATCGTGGTGGACGATGCGATCGTGGTGGTGGAGAACGTGGAGCGCAACATCGAGGAAGGGCTGACTCCGCTGGCCGCGGCGCACCAGGCGATGCGCGAGGTGTCCGGGCCGATCGTGGCGATCGCGCTGGTGCTGTGCGCGGTGTTCGTGCCGATGGCGTTTCTGTCCGGGGTCACCGGCCAGTTCTACAAGCAGTTCGCGGTGACCATCGCCATTTCCACGGTGATCTCGGCGATCAACTCGCTGACCCTGTCGCCGGCGCTGGCCGCGCTGCTGCTGCGCTCCCACGACGCGCCCAAGGATGCGGCGTCGCGGCTGATGGACCGCCTGTTCGGCGGCTGGCTGTTCCGTCCGTTCAACCGTTTCTTCAACCGCAGTTCCGAGCGCTATCAGGGCAGCGTGTCGCGGATTCTCGGCAAGCGCGGCGCGGTGTTCGCGGTGTACCTGGTGCTGCTGCTGGTCACCGGGGTGATGTTCAAGGCGGTGCCGGCCGGCTTCATCCCGACCCAGGACAAGATGTACCTGATCGCCGGCGTGAAACTGCCCGAGGGCGCCTCGCTCGAGCGCACCGACGCGATGCTGCGCAAGGTCGTCACCATCGCCATGCAGACCGACGGCGTGGAGCATGCGATCTCGTTCCCCGGTTTGAACGCGCTGCAGTTCACCAACACGCCCAATACCGGCGTGTTGTTCCTGACCCTGAAGCCGTTCGCCAAGCGCCACCGCAGCGCGCTGGAGATCAATGCCGAGATCAACCAGCGCATCTCGCAGCTTGGCGAAGGCATGGCGTTCGCGTTCATGCCGCCGCCGATCCTGGGCCTGGGCAACGGCAACGGCTACCAGCTGTTCATCGAGGACCGCGCCAATCTGGGCTACGGCGCGCTGCAGAACGCGGTCAACGCGATGCAGGGCGCGGTGGCGCAGACCCCGGGCATGAGCTATCCGATCGGCACCTACCAGGCCAACGTGCCGCAGCTGGACGCCGAGGTCGATCGGGTCAAGGCCAAGGCGCAGGGCGTGGCCCTGACCGACCTGTTCGATACGTTGCAGACCTATCTCGGTTCCACCTACGTCAACGACTTCAACCAGTTCGGCCGCACCTGGCAGGTGATCGCCCAGGCCGATGCGCCGTTCCGCGAAAGCGTCGAGGACATCGCGCGGCTGCGCACCCGCAACGCCGCCGGCGAAATGGTGCCGATCGGCTCGATGGTGACGCTCAAGCAGAGCTACGGTCCGGATCCAGTGCTGCGCTACAACGGCTATCCGGCCGCCGACCTGGCCGGTGAGGCGGATGCGCGCATGCTGTCCTCGGCCGAAGCGATGGCCAAGCTCACCCAGATCGCCAAGCAGGTGCTGCCCAACGGCATGGAGATCGAATGGACCGACCTGAGCTACCAGCAGGCCAGCCAGGGCAAGGCGGCGCTGGTGGTGTTCCCGTTGGCGGTGATGCTGGCGTTCCTGGTGCTGGCCGCGCTGTACGAAAGCTGGACGCTGCCGCTGGCGGTGATCCTGATCGTGCCGATGACGCTGCTGTCGGCGCTGTTCGGGGTATGGCTGAGCGGCGGCGACAACAATGTGTTCGTGCAGGTCGGGCTGGTGGTGCTGATGGGCCTGGCGTGCAAGAACGCGATCCTGATCGTCGAGTTCGCCCGCGAACTGGAGCTGCAGGGCAAGGGCATCGTGGAATCGGCGCTGCAGGCCTGCCGCCTGCGCCTGCGTCCGATCGTGATGACCTCGATCGCGTTCATCGCCGGCACCGTGCCGCTGGTGTTCTCGCAGGGCGCCGGCGCAGAAGTGCGCTCGGCCACCGGCATCACGGTGTTCGCCGGTATGCTCGGCGTGACCCTGTTCGGCCTGTTCCTCACCCCGGTGTTCTATGTCGCCCTGCGCAAGCTGTCCGGGCGTCCGCTGGTGTCGCATGCGCCGGCGCACGCCGCCGATGCGCCGATCCACGCCTGATCCGTTCATTCCCTCATTCAAGGAAATTCGCATGACCACGACCCAGAAAATCGCACTCGTCACCGGCGCCACCCGCGGCATCGGCCTGCATACCGTGCGCCAGCTGGCCGAGGCCGGCGTGCACACGCTGCTGGCCGGCCGCGATTCCACCCGCGCCAGCGCAGCCGCACTGCAACTGCAGGGCGAAGGCCTGCCGGTGGAGGCGCTGACCCTGGACGTCACCGACGCCGCCAGCATCGCGGCGGCGGCGGCGGCGGTGCAGGCGCGCCACGGCCGGCTCGACATCCTGGTCAACAACGCAGGCATCCTGATCGACGACATGAAACGCACAGTCTCGCAGCAGAGCCTGGAGACCTGGCGCAAGACCTTCGACACCAACGTGTTCGGCCTGATCGCGGTGACCCAGGCGTTCCTGCCGCTGCTGCGCGCCGCGCCGGCCGCGCGCATCGTCAATGTGTCCAGCGTGCTCGGCTCGATCGCGCTGCACAATCAGCCGGGTTCGCCGATCTACGACTTCAAGGTGCCGGCTTACAACGTGTCCAAGAGCGCGGTGAACGCGTGGACCGTGCAACTGGCCTACGAACTGCGCGACACCCCGATCAAGGTCAACAGCATTCACCCCGGCTACGTGAAGACCGACATGAATGCCGGCGAAGGCGAGCTGGACGTGGCCGACGGCGCGCGCAGCAGCGTGATGATGGCGCTGCTCGACGCCGATGGCGCGACCGGAAGCTACACCCATGTGGGCCAGGTGCTGCCATGGTGATCCGTCCCGCAATCGGCGCGCTGGCGTTGGCGCTGCTCAGCGCCTGCGCCAGCGTCGGCCCCAACTACCGTGCGCCGGAACCGGCGCCGGTGACGCTGCAGGGCGCGGCGGCACCGGTGTTCGCGAGCGCCTCGCCGGTGGCGTCGTGGTGGGCGCAGTTCGACGACCCGGTACTCGAGCAACTGGTGCACCAGAGCCTGGTCGCCAACCTCGACCTGCGCATCGCCCTGGCGCGCGTGCACGAAGCGCGCGCCGTGTTCGCCGAACGGCGCCTGGACCAGGCGCCGCACGTCACCGCCAACGGCGACTACAGCCGCGGCAAGGCGCCGGATGCCGACGCCGGCGGTGCACGGGTGCTGACCGAGCGCTACAGCCTGGGCTTCGATGCCGGCTGGGAGCTCGATCTGTTCGGACGCCAGCGCCGCGCCAGCGAGGCGGCGCGCGCCGACCTGGAAGCCGAGCAGGCAGGGATGGCCGATGCGCAGGTCAGCGTGGCCGCGGAAGTGGCGCGCAACTATTTCGAGTTGCGCGGTGCGCAGAAACGCATCGCGGTGGCGCGCACCACCCTGGACAACCTGCGCCACACCCAGCGCCTGACCGAGACCCGCTCGCAACTGGGCGCCGGCAGCGAACTGGACGTGCAGAGCAGCCGCGCCCGGTTCAAGGCGATCGAGGCCGACATCCCGTTGCTGGAAGTCGGCGAAGCGCAGGCCCGGCATCGGCTGACGGTGCTGCTGGGCCGTCAGCCCGGCGCGCTGGACGACCTGCTGGCGCCGCGCGCCACGCCCGCCTACGCCCGCGCGCTGCCGCTGGGCGATACCACCCAGTTGCTGCGCCGGCGGCCGGACGTACGCATCGCCGAGCGCCGGCTGGCGGCGGCGACGGCGCGGATCGGCGTGGCCACCGCCGACCTGTTCCCGCGGATCAGCCTCAGCGGCTTCGTCGGCTTCCTGTCCGGCGATGCCGGCGCGCTGCTGCAGGGCGGCAGCAAGGCCTGGTCGCTGACCCCATCGATCCGCTGGGCGGCGTTCGATTTCGGCACCGTGCGCGCGCGGTTGCGCGCCAGCGAGGCGCAGGCCGACGGCGCCGCCGCCGATTACGAGAAGGCGGTGCTCGGCGCGCTGGAGGACACCGAGAACGCCTTGACCGCCTACGCCAAACAGCAGGCGCGGCTGGCCATCGTCCTCGAGCAGGCCGAAGCGGCAGGCCGCGCCGAAGCGCTGGCGCAGATCCGCTACCGTGCCGGTTCGGAAGATTTCCTGACCCTGCTCGATGCCCAGCGCACCAAGCTGAGTGCCGACGATGCCCTGGCCGATGCCGAGGCGTCGGTCAATGTCGGCGTGGTGCGGGTGTACAAGGCGCTCGGCGGCTGGGGCCAGGACGCGGTGTTGCCGCAGGAGGTGGCGCTGGCAACGCCGCTGCCTGTGCCGGTCGCACACTGACGGCGCGAGCGTCCCCGACGCCGCACACGACCACGAAGAAGTTGCGCATCATCACCACACCACAATGGCGCCAGCCGGGTCCAGGTGGGATGGCCGCAGCACTGTGCGCTATTGCCTCGCAGCGGCGCTGCCATGGTGCGGCGAAGGCGACACGGCGCCTGGGATTACGCTTCGCTGCCGTCGATCGCTTGCAGCCCGTTCTGGCTTAGCGCGAGATCGCCATCTTCGCCTTGCGCGGCATAATTCTCGCGCACCGCCCAAGCCGTCTCCGCTTCGCCGACCGGTCTTGTGGCATGGATGTCCTGCAGGATGCGCAGTTGTTCCTGGGTCAATGACATGGCGGGGCGTCCTGATCTGAAGGTCATCGCCTACCGTACAGACCGACGGTGATGGGCATGTGGGCGAGTAACGGATGTGTCTGCGTTGCCGGTCCTGTGCCCCGGATTGTTGTCTCGACGTAGTCGGCATGGTCCGTCTCCTTGCCCCCCCCGCGACGGCCCCGACATCATTCCGCAACACCTCGAGGACGCTGCCGTAACGGACACGCGCGCATGATTCGCCTACCAGCTGTGCGGCCGAAGGCGACGCTCGGGGCTGCTTCAAGGATGCAGGCATCCGCGGCTGGACCACTTTCATTAAGCACCGGTAGATCTCATGCCTGCTGCTGCCGACATTGCCGGATGGCGCTGCGTTCAAGCGTTGCCCGGCCGTTGAGGCGGGCCATGCTTGCGACAACCTGCCTGGCGATCCATTGCTGCAATGGGCAGATGAAAAAACCGAATTGCCCGGATGCTTGGGGAAGATCGGGTTCTGTGCGTGGGCCTTGGATTCAGGCGACCACCGCACCCACCTAGACTTCGCCCCACCGATCAGGGTTTCGCCCCTAACCCGTTATCCGCTGCGCTTCAGATCGATCATGCCGTGCATACGCCATGCAGCGAACGAGGACTGCCATGCCACGCATCAACCGCTCGCGCGCGCCAGAAACGCCAGCGGAAATTCCGCAGCACGCCGAATCGAGTACGAGCGCAGCACCGGGCGAGCGGACGCTGCCGCTTGGCGCAACGCAACCCCGTTCTGGCCTGCTCAGCGGCCTGTTCAGACGTTTTCCTCGTCAGCGCGCGCGCCATCCGTCAACGCCATCGCGGCGCAGCGATGCGCCCGGCCAGCAACCCACCCCGGATGCGCTCCACCATCCGATGCAAGCGGCGGCGGCACCTTCTCCGCTCGTCCTGGCGACACCTTCGCCTGCGCAAGCGCTGCAGCGCCAGCCGCTCCGGCAACGCAGCGAACCGATTCGATCTTACGAGCGCGTGCTATCGCAGTGGCGCCAGCAATGCGAGGCTGAAAGCTCCAGTTGGTTAGGCGCCTCGAGCTCCATCTACGCGCCGGCACATAGAATCGAGTCCCATCCCCGCGTCGCGCTACAAGCCACTGCAAGGATGCTGGCACGTGCAACGTCTCCCAACGTCACCTCATTGGATATCGAATATCTCCCGCTGCCACGGCTCCCGGAGCAGACGTTCCGCTTTTCGCATCTTCAAAATATGACGATCAGAAGAACTGGACTGATGGAACTTCCCGAGTCCATCGGCGACCTGACCAGCCTGCGGACATTGAAGTTAGATGCAAATCCGATCAGCGCGCTGCCTGCGTCCATCTCCAGGCTAAAGGAGTTGCGAGCGCTCTCCATCCTCTCCTGCCCTGAATTGTCCGAACTCCCCGAGGATCTTGCGATCCGCAACGCATCCGGCGAGCGCGAAGGATTGGTCAACTTGCAGAAGCTTGAACTGTCGAACACCGGGATCCGCTCGCTCCCGCCGTCCCTCCGACGCCTGAAAGAGTTGAAGGAAATAAAGATTGCCAATTCACCACTTGCCGAACTCGACAGCAGCATTCATGGCCTGCCCAAGCTGGAGCAACTGGATCTGAGTGGCTGCACGGAGTTGCGCGAATACCCGCTTATTTCACAAGCGCGAGCGCCGCTGAAGAAAATAATTCTGAGAGACTGCAGCAATCTGCGCTCGTTGCCACATGATATACATAAACTGTCGCAACTTCAGAAGCTCGACCTGCGCGGCTGCGACAATCTGCAAAGGCTGCCTGTCAGTATTTTTCGGCTACCTGCGGATTGCACGATCCTAGTTCCACCACGTCTGCAACATGAACTCGACCGACTCCTCTCTATCCGCTCCGAGCCGACTTCTGCCCTGGCGGCCTGGGCAGCTCGGGTGGCCCGGGCTGCCCGGGCTGCCCGGGAGGCCACGGGTGCATCTTCTTCCGCCGCGACGTCCAGCAGCAGTGAAACGCAACAGCAAGCGCACAAGAGGATCGATGACACCGCGTACGCCCTGCTGCATCTGGTGATGGAGGAAAGAAATCCCTTCGTTGCGGACGCTCCGTTTTTCATTCCGGAAAAGCGCTGCCCTGGAACTCCCACCATGCTTGGTGAGGTATCCTCAATCGCCATGATGCTCAGTGAAAGCAAAACCACTGAATTTATCGAGAAATTGGATGGAATGGCGCAAAGGTTGCGCGAAAGTGCACCTATCCGCAGCGGTGCCGAAGCGCAAGGCGATTATCTGGCCGCTACGAACGATTGGCTGGCGCTGAAGAATTCACATCTTGGCATCCGTGACGAGAATAATAAAACTATATTTCGTGGTGATAGCGAGATCAATGCAGTCAATCTGTCTAAAGCGGTGCAGATGTGGAAGGTGCGCGAAATGCTGGTTCTTGAAGATCCGAGAGACCGCGAACACTTTCCCGAGATAGCGCTTCATATCCCGGACGAAGCGCGCAAAGCGCACGAAGATTCTGTAAATGATTGAGAGCTGCCAACAAAACCGATTGAGCGCTGTATCCGGCTCCGGTCAGGCCTGCATCGCACCATGACAGTGGCAAGTCCTGGAAGCAGTCCGCGCAAATGTGATCTGCGCTTGCAACGCTAGGCGGCGCCTGGCACAGACGCCTTGCGCGATGCGCGATGGCGTGCAGCACGCTGCCGATCGCACGTGTGAGATTGCCGAGCGTCAGTCCATTGGGGAGGCGCACTTGCTGGATGGTCAAATCCTGATGCCCGTTCTCGCGCACCCGGCGCAAGATGTCCTTGATGTCGTCGTTCACCATCGTCCCTGTCCGCAGCGCCTTGAAGGACTCCGATAGTGCCACCGCCATGCGGGCTGCGACCAGCCGGGCGGCGTCGCCTCGACCGGGCAGGGCGCGCACCAGGAAGCGGCACCCAAGTAGCGGACGCACGTCGATAGGCACCAGAAAGCGGGCATAGAGCCCGCTGGCGCGCTTCAACAAGAAGGGTTTGGGCAAAACGATACCTCAAACGATACCTTGAAGGGGTATCGTTTGAGGGTCGTAAATCACCAGAAAACCTTGAAAAATCAAGCTACTTACGCTAGATTTGCAGGTGAGAATGGTGGAGGTGGGCGGAGCCTGTAAACGCCCTCAGACAAACCCTTGAACCTAAAGAAATTTGGGTCCAGCAGATGTGCCTGCTTTGATACCCAGAATGATACCTCGATCTCTGAGTTTTGAAGTCAGGCACAGGTCAATGTAGTGAGATTCCTGTTCCGACTTGGCCTTCGTTCATCTAAGATAAAGGCCGTCGGAAGGGCATAGCCAAAAGTATCATCGCGGCAATCGATGATATGTTGTAACGCGGAATCATCCTAAGGTCGCACGTTCTGAGATTGCATGGAGGCATGATGTGCTTAAAGGGATCTTAGGAGATGGGCATGGTTTCTAATAGGGATTTGGCATCCGTCTGTCGGTTGAATAATCGAAGAGAAGGTTGACATGGAGTTCAGGCTGCTATCAGCGTTCCTCCTTTTCATGGGGTCGTATCTGCCGCTTGCATTGATTTTGCTGGTTCAAGATATTCCAGCGAAAAT of Xanthomonas translucens pv. cerealis contains these proteins:
- a CDS encoding efflux RND transporter periplasmic adaptor subunit encodes the protein MNPMPMSLFHCPSRALRPLAIALLAAALAACGSKADGQGAPPPAVGVAPALQKEISQWDEFSGRVEAVERVDLRPRVSGYIDKVNYVEGQELNKGDVLFTIDARSYRAELARANAELARARTQSRLNGSEAARAKKLSDQQAISTESWEQRHAAAEQADADVLAAQAAVDTARLNLEWTQVRAPIDGHAGRALVTAGNLVSAGDSANVLTTLVSLDKVHVYFDADEGTFLRYAQMARKGERPSERDGQLPVQIGLVGEDGFPHAGKVDFLDNQITRSTGTIRVRALLDNADRSFTPGLFARVRLLGSGRFNALLIDDRSVLTDQDRKYVYVVDNEGKAQRRDVQLGRSAEGLRIVLGGLNAGDRVIVDGVQKVFMPGMPVQAKPVLLTTASPAAARKAVALD
- a CDS encoding efflux RND transporter permease subunit: MDFSRFFIDRPIFAAVLSIVILAAGLIAIPMLPIGEYPDVVPPSVIVRTVYPGANPKVIAETVATPLEEAINGVEGMMYLKSVAGSDGVLQMTITFRPGTDADDAAVKVQNRVGQAQARLPEDVRRQGVTTQKQSPTFLMVVHVTSPKGKYDTLYLRNYARLHVKDALARIQGVGDAQVFGGGDYAMRAWLDPERIAARGLTASDVVAAMREQNVQVSAGQLGAEPMPDSKFLTLINAQGRLRSEQEFGDIVLKVGADGETVRLGDVARLELGAGDYTLRSQLDGKNAVGIGIFQAPGANALEIRDQVIATMDELTKQFPDDVKYEAVYDTTIFVRDSITAVVHTLLEAVLLVVLVVILFLQTWRASIIPLIAVPVSVVGTFAALYVLGFSINTLTLFGLVLAIGIVVDDAIVVVENVERNIEEGLTPLAAAHQAMREVSGPIVAIALVLCAVFVPMAFLSGVTGQFYKQFAVTIAISTVISAINSLTLSPALAALLLRSHDAPKDAASRLMDRLFGGWLFRPFNRFFNRSSERYQGSVSRILGKRGAVFAVYLVLLLVTGVMFKAVPAGFIPTQDKMYLIAGVKLPEGASLERTDAMLRKVVTIAMQTDGVEHAISFPGLNALQFTNTPNTGVLFLTLKPFAKRHRSALEINAEINQRISQLGEGMAFAFMPPPILGLGNGNGYQLFIEDRANLGYGALQNAVNAMQGAVAQTPGMSYPIGTYQANVPQLDAEVDRVKAKAQGVALTDLFDTLQTYLGSTYVNDFNQFGRTWQVIAQADAPFRESVEDIARLRTRNAAGEMVPIGSMVTLKQSYGPDPVLRYNGYPAADLAGEADARMLSSAEAMAKLTQIAKQVLPNGMEIEWTDLSYQQASQGKAALVVFPLAVMLAFLVLAALYESWTLPLAVILIVPMTLLSALFGVWLSGGDNNVFVQVGLVVLMGLACKNAILIVEFARELELQGKGIVESALQACRLRLRPIVMTSIAFIAGTVPLVFSQGAGAEVRSATGITVFAGMLGVTLFGLFLTPVFYVALRKLSGRPLVSHAPAHAADAPIHA
- a CDS encoding SDR family oxidoreductase, with amino-acid sequence MTTTQKIALVTGATRGIGLHTVRQLAEAGVHTLLAGRDSTRASAAALQLQGEGLPVEALTLDVTDAASIAAAAAAVQARHGRLDILVNNAGILIDDMKRTVSQQSLETWRKTFDTNVFGLIAVTQAFLPLLRAAPAARIVNVSSVLGSIALHNQPGSPIYDFKVPAYNVSKSAVNAWTVQLAYELRDTPIKVNSIHPGYVKTDMNAGEGELDVADGARSSVMMALLDADGATGSYTHVGQVLPW
- a CDS encoding efflux transporter outer membrane subunit is translated as MVIRPAIGALALALLSACASVGPNYRAPEPAPVTLQGAAAPVFASASPVASWWAQFDDPVLEQLVHQSLVANLDLRIALARVHEARAVFAERRLDQAPHVTANGDYSRGKAPDADAGGARVLTERYSLGFDAGWELDLFGRQRRASEAARADLEAEQAGMADAQVSVAAEVARNYFELRGAQKRIAVARTTLDNLRHTQRLTETRSQLGAGSELDVQSSRARFKAIEADIPLLEVGEAQARHRLTVLLGRQPGALDDLLAPRATPAYARALPLGDTTQLLRRRPDVRIAERRLAAATARIGVATADLFPRISLSGFVGFLSGDAGALLQGGSKAWSLTPSIRWAAFDFGTVRARLRASEAQADGAAADYEKAVLGALEDTENALTAYAKQQARLAIVLEQAEAAGRAEALAQIRYRAGSEDFLTLLDAQRTKLSADDALADAEASVNVGVVRVYKALGGWGQDAVLPQEVALATPLPVPVAH
- the xopL gene encoding type III secretion system leucine-rich repeat domain-containing effector XopL, with amino-acid sequence MPRINRSRAPETPAEIPQHAESSTSAAPGERTLPLGATQPRSGLLSGLFRRFPRQRARHPSTPSRRSDAPGQQPTPDALHHPMQAAAAPSPLVLATPSPAQALQRQPLRQRSEPIRSYERVLSQWRQQCEAESSSWLGASSSIYAPAHRIESHPRVALQATARMLARATSPNVTSLDIEYLPLPRLPEQTFRFSHLQNMTIRRTGLMELPESIGDLTSLRTLKLDANPISALPASISRLKELRALSILSCPELSELPEDLAIRNASGEREGLVNLQKLELSNTGIRSLPPSLRRLKELKEIKIANSPLAELDSSIHGLPKLEQLDLSGCTELREYPLISQARAPLKKIILRDCSNLRSLPHDIHKLSQLQKLDLRGCDNLQRLPVSIFRLPADCTILVPPRLQHELDRLLSIRSEPTSALAAWAARVARAARAAREATGASSSAATSSSSETQQQAHKRIDDTAYALLHLVMEERNPFVADAPFFIPEKRCPGTPTMLGEVSSIAMMLSESKTTEFIEKLDGMAQRLRESAPIRSGAEAQGDYLAATNDWLALKNSHLGIRDENNKTIFRGDSEINAVNLSKAVQMWKVREMLVLEDPRDREHFPEIALHIPDEARKAHEDSVND